A single region of the Lycium barbarum isolate Lr01 chromosome 2, ASM1917538v2, whole genome shotgun sequence genome encodes:
- the LOC132629028 gene encoding pectin acetylesterase 8-like has translation MRSVSSRWHQWLFLVICSLIQVKAEVLQPKVEKTLVKDAVSKGAVCLDGSPAAYHYDKGFGDGVNNWVVFLEGGGWCGSVEDCGLRFGNSTGSSNHMDNTRVFSGLLDYNKTNNPDFYNWHRIMIKYCDGSSFTGDVESVDKATNQHYRGARIFQTIMEELLAKGMKNAKNAILSGNSAGGLASMIHCDRFRSLLPSTPRVKCLSDGGYFLLDNGGKRGKVLESTFAAVVNLHNSAKMLPSSCTSRMDPTLCFFPQNLQQYIKTPLFIINSAYDSYQIIFTVIPSAQRDDFKENCMPDFKNCSSDQQKMLRDFGAEFVSALPNSYNPSQRGMFVNSCFIHLQISYSTSWTSPLLMVNNKTVAKAFGDWFFERDLYREPIKLQDLPQICRPPPQPAQAQGEDPPKRL, from the exons ATGAG AAGTGTATCATCAAGATGGCATCAGTGGTTATTCCTAGTGATTTGTTCATTGATACAAGTAAAAGCTGAGGTTTTGCAACCAAAAGTTGAGAAAACGCTTGTTAAAGACGCCGTCTCAAAAGGAGCTG TTTGTTTAGACGGAAGTCCAGCAGCGTATCATTATGACAAAGGGTTTGGAGATGGAGTCAATAATTGGGTAGTTTTTCTTGAG GGGGGAGGATGGTGTGGAAGTGTGGAAGATTGTGGACTCCGTTTTGGCAACTCCACGGGCTCCTCTAACCATATGGATAACACCCGTGTTTTTAGCGGCTTGCTAGATTACAACAAGACCAATAATCCAG ACTTCTACAATTGGCACAGAATTATGATCAAATATTGCGATGGATCTTCATTCACAGGAGACGTTGAATCAGTCGATAAA GCTACCAATCAACATTATAGAGGTGCAAGGATTTTTCAAACAATTATGGAGGAGCTACTAGCAAAAGGAATGAAGAATGCAAAAAAT GCTATTCTTTCAGGCAATTCAGCTGGTGGATTGGCTTCTATGATCCATTGTGATCGTTTTCGATCTCTGTTACCTAGCACGCCTAGAGTGAAATGCCTCTCGGATGGTGGCTATTTTTTACTTGA CAATGGTGGCAAGAGAGGGAAAGTATTGGAATCAACCTTTGCTGCAGTGGTTAACTTACAT AATTCAGCAAAAATGTTGCCTTCATCATGTACTTCAAGAATGGATCCAACATTG TGTTTTTTCCCACAAAATTTACAACAATATATCAAGACACCACTTTTCATAATCAATTCTGCTTATGATTCATACCAG ATAATATTTACCGTTATACCCTCCGCACAGAGAGATGACTTTAAGGAAAATTGTATGCCAGATTTCAAGAATTGCTCTTCCGATCAGCAAAAGATGTTACGAG ATTTTGGGGCAGAATTTGTAAGTGCATTACCAAACTCATACAACCCTTCACAAAGAGGAATGTTCGTCAACTCTTGCTTCATACATCTACAAATTTCCTACAGTACCAGCTGGACTAGTCCTTTACTCATGGTGAACAATAAG ACAGTTGCAAAGGCATTTGGTGACTGGTTCTTTGAACGAGATCTCTACCGAGAGCCGATCAAACTACAAGATTTGCCACAAATATGTCGTCCACCCCCTCAACCGGCTCAAGCTCAAGGTGAAGACCCCCCAAAACGACTCTGA